From one Streptomyces spiramyceticus genomic stretch:
- a CDS encoding peptidoglycan-binding domain-containing protein, which translates to MNGHICPECGTDRGSTSDDGRPGCECAERTAEAVRAERTAQVAAAEDFNPLRIRPYVTLEEPAPGEAPPRPVVAYLDGDAAVTMPLGVVSGSGAEPDGTAAMDAVNDPANDPFAFPSPFEEPSGHPRQRRRPAALWLAVGTAAVAVVGTAAFAGGVFTGVEEEERALPDTVTSAPSASDGPERSASESAAESKSPSASASTSTSPSATPSPSASLTASAGPSPSSSRPVTATPSATPSTARATGAVEEEPETSGVTLSRGDRGPEVVELQDRLSQIRLYSGPENGHFSERVEDSVRTFQSYMSVEGDPEGTYGPNTRRALEAQTEEP; encoded by the coding sequence GTGAACGGACACATATGTCCTGAGTGCGGTACGGACAGGGGGTCGACGTCGGACGACGGCAGACCCGGCTGCGAGTGCGCCGAGCGGACGGCGGAGGCGGTGAGGGCGGAGCGGACGGCCCAAGTGGCCGCGGCGGAGGACTTCAATCCGCTCCGGATACGCCCGTACGTCACGCTGGAGGAGCCCGCGCCGGGCGAGGCGCCGCCGAGGCCGGTGGTGGCGTACCTCGACGGGGATGCGGCTGTGACGATGCCGCTGGGCGTGGTGAGCGGTTCGGGGGCTGAGCCCGACGGCACGGCGGCGATGGACGCCGTGAACGACCCCGCGAACGACCCCTTCGCCTTTCCCTCCCCCTTCGAGGAGCCGTCCGGACATCCACGGCAGCGGAGGCGTCCCGCCGCGCTGTGGCTCGCGGTGGGCACGGCGGCGGTGGCCGTGGTGGGCACGGCGGCCTTTGCGGGCGGGGTGTTCACCGGGGTCGAGGAGGAGGAGCGGGCGTTGCCGGACACGGTGACGAGCGCGCCGAGCGCGAGCGACGGCCCGGAGCGGTCCGCCTCGGAGTCCGCGGCGGAATCGAAGTCCCCGTCGGCCTCGGCCTCGACTTCGACGTCCCCTTCGGCAACCCCCTCCCCCTCCGCCTCTCTCACCGCGAGCGCCGGCCCCAGCCCCAGCTCATCGCGGCCGGTCACTGCGACCCCGTCGGCGACGCCTTCCACTGCGCGGGCCACTGGCGCGGTGGAGGAAGAGCCGGAAACGAGCGGCGTCACGCTGAGCAGGGGCGACAGAGGGCCGGAAGTCGTGGAACTGCAGGACAGGCTGAGCCAGATCCGGCTGTACAGCGGCCCGGAAAACGGTCACTTCAGCGAACGCGTGGAGGACTCCGTACGGACGTTCCAGTCGTACATGTCCGTCGAGGGCGACCCCGAGGGCACGTACGGGCCGAACACGCGCCGCGCCCTTGAGGCACAGACCGAAGAGCCCTGA
- a CDS encoding HAD-IA family hydrolase, with translation MPATTVLNAHALLLDMDGTLVNSDAVVERVWRRWAEAHGLDPEEALKVVHGRQGYATMAVLLPERPVEQNYADNRELLAQETSDVDGVVPIAGAPAFMTSLTGLSYALVTSADEALAQARMTAAGLPIPRERVTAEMVGASKPDPEGFLKGAAELGHDPADCVVFEDSEAGIAAGKAAGMRVVGVGPRAGAHNPTVHVDDLTQVRVEALPDGTVRLHVARGAE, from the coding sequence ATGCCGGCCACCACCGTTCTGAACGCCCACGCGCTCCTCCTGGACATGGACGGCACGCTCGTCAACTCCGACGCGGTGGTCGAGCGCGTGTGGCGGCGATGGGCCGAGGCGCACGGTCTGGACCCTGAGGAGGCCCTCAAGGTCGTACACGGCCGCCAGGGGTACGCGACCATGGCCGTCCTGCTGCCGGAGCGCCCCGTCGAGCAGAACTACGCCGACAACCGCGAGCTCCTGGCCCAGGAGACCTCCGACGTCGACGGCGTCGTACCGATCGCCGGCGCCCCGGCGTTCATGACCTCCCTGACCGGCCTCTCTTACGCCCTGGTGACGTCGGCGGACGAGGCGCTGGCCCAGGCACGCATGACGGCTGCGGGCCTGCCGATACCGCGGGAGCGGGTCACGGCGGAGATGGTGGGCGCGAGCAAGCCGGATCCGGAGGGCTTCCTGAAGGGCGCGGCGGAACTGGGCCACGACCCGGCGGACTGCGTCGTCTTCGAGGACTCGGAGGCGGGCATCGCGGCCGGCAAGGCGGCCGGTATGCGCGTGGTGGGCGTGGGCCCGCGCGCGGGCGCGCACAACCCGACTGTGCACGTCGACGACCTGACGCAGGTACGGGTGGAGGCGCTGCCGGACGGGACAGTGCGGCTGCATGTGGCGCGCGGGGCGGAGTGA